Genomic segment of Nostoc sp. TCL240-02:
ATACTTGTGCCAAGCGATCGGCAAAGGGGCGAGTTGCTAGTACTTGTTCTTGCGCCCGACGCACTCTAGCCGCAGCTACGAGACGCATGGCTTCTGTGATTTTTTTGGTGTTTTTGACCGACTGGATGCGATCGCGTATTGCTTTTAGATTGGCCATAACTTTAAGTTCTGAGTCCTGAGTTCTGAGTTCTGAGTTCTGAGTTCTGAGTTCTGAGTTTGAAATTTTGAGTTTTGAATGAAAAACTTTCTTAAACTCAACACTTATAGCTACTCAGCACTCGGCACTCAGCACTCAGCACTGTAATTACGCTGCTGCTTTGAAAGTCTTCTTGTATTCGGTAAGTGCTTCTTTCAAGGCAGCTTCTTCTGCATCACCTAGTGCTTTGGAGGCTCTTACTCCTTCGGCATACTGGGTTTTACCAGTCTTTAAGTACTCCCGCAGACCTTGGGTAAAGGTGGTGACTTTATCTACAGGCACATCATCCAAGTAACCATTGATACCAGCGTAAAGAATTGCTACTTGCTCGTATACCGAGAGTGGCGAATTTTGTGGTTGCTTGAGGAGTTCGCGTAACCGTTGACCACGTGCCAACTGGTCTTGAGTGGCTTTATCTAAGTCAGAAGCAAATTGAGCGAAAGCTTGCAGATCGTCAAATTGGGCTAGTTCCAATTTAATCTTACCGGCAACTTTTTTCATTGCCTTGGTTTGAGCCGCAGAACCCACGCGGGATACTGAAATACCAGGGTTTACTGCCGGACGGATACCAGCGTTAAATAAGTCAGAAGACAGGAATATCTGACCATCGGTAATGGAAATTACGTTTGTGGGGATGTATGCTGAAACGTCGCCAGCTTGGGTTTCGATGATTGGTAGGGCGGTCATGCTGCCTTTACCTAATTCGTCACTTAGCTTTGCGGCTCTTTCTAACAAACGAGAGTGAATGTAGAATACATCTCCAGGGTAAGCTTCGCGTCCGGGTGGACGACGTAGCAACAGGGACATTTGGCGATAAGCTTGGGCTTGCTTGGAAAGGTCATCGTAAATTACCAGGGTAGCTTTGCCTTTGTACATAAAGTACTCAGCAATAGTTGCGCCTGTATAAGGAGCTAGGTATTGTAGGGTTGCTGGTTCACTGGCGCTAGCGGTGACGACGACGGTGTAATCCATCGCGCCTTTTTCTTGCAATGTCTGCACCACGTTAGCGACGGTGGAGGCTTTTTGACCGATCGCAACGTATACACAAACTACATCTTCTTCTTTTTGGTTGATGATGGTGTCGATTGCGATCGCAGTTTTACCGGTTTGGCGATCGCCAATAATCAATTCCCGTTGACCACGACCGATGGGAATCATTGAGTCAATAGCTGTGATACCCGTTTGCATAGGTTCGTGTACAGATCGACGGGCAATGATACCGGGTGCTGGAGATTCAATCAAACGGCTGTCTGAGGATTTGATGTCTCCTTTACCATCAATGGGACGACCCAAAGCGTCTACAACTCGTCCAATTAAGGCTTCTCCGACTGGAATTTGAGCAATTCTACCAGTGGCGGTTACAGAACTACCTTCTTGAATTTCCAGCCCTTCACCCATCAACACCGCGCCCACGTTGTCTTCTTCTAAGTTTTGGGCGATGCCAATTGTGCCATCTTCAAATTCTAAGAGTTCCCCAGCCATAGCCTTTTCCAGACCATAGATCCGGGCAATACCGTCACCTACTTGTAGGACGGTACCAACGTTAGCAACTTTGACCTCTTGATCGTATTGCTCGATTTGTTGTTGGATAATGCTGCTAATTTCGTCAGGTCTAATTGATATGCTCATGTGTCTATCTTGTTTGCTTTCGAGACGGAAGTAAAAGGGACTAGGGATTAGGGACTGGGGATTAGGGATTAGGGATGGAAAGAATTTATGACTATAATCTTTTTCCTAGTCCCCAGTACCCAGCCTCCAGTCCCCAGTCCCAATTTTTTAGCTATTAGTTAAGCGCAATGAAAGGCGACGCAGCTGACCCCGGATACTGGCATCAATTACCTGCGAACCTACTTTAATGATCACACCACCAATTAACTCACTGTCTACCTTGGTTTCTAGTTCTACCTGGCGAGCATTAGTTATAGCAATCACTTTTTCTGTAATTGCCTGCTGTTGAGCTTCTGTGAGGGGAACGGCTGAAATCACTTCCGCTAATACGGTTTGATTCAGCTGCCGCAACAGCGCCAGATATTGTTGAAAAATCGATTCCAAGAATGCAATGCGGCGTTTGTCTACTAGCACTAACAAAAAGTTACGTAAGTAGGGGTTAGCGCTTTCACCGAGTATTTGTTTGATGAGAGCTTTTTTGTTCTCAGACTGAATAAACGGGTTGCTGAAGAAGTTATGTAGCTGTTTGTCTGCCCTTAGCAGTCCCAGAAAAGTCCGCGCATCTCCCCCGAACTCTTCTGTCAAATTTTTCGATTGCGCTATTGACAAAAGCGCCTGTGCATAAGGCTGGGCGACTTCGGCTGCGGCTATTTGACTTGTCATACATTGCCTCCCAGTTGTGCGATGCTGCGGTCAATTAAACTTTGTTGAGCATCGTCGGCAATCCCACCTTTAAGCTGTGATTCGACTTTCTGCAATGCTAGTGTAGCAACTCGTTGCCGTAATTGAGCGATCGCTCGCTCGGTTTCGGTGTTTAAATCTGCTGCTGCTGTTTGTTTCAAGCGTTCTACGTCTTGCGCTGCCTTTGCTAACAAGGCTTCTTTCGATTTTTGCGCGTTTTCTACGGCTGATTGGCGGATACGTTCTGCTTCTGCCTGAGATTGCTTTAACTGCTCTTGCGCTTGGGAAAGGGCAGTCTTTGCCTCTTTTAAGCGCCCTTCTGCTTCCTGAATTGCGGTGGCAATATTAGATTGTCGCTCGTTCAGGATATTGCTTAAAACTTTACGTCCGAAGTAGAATAAGATGCCAACCAGAATCGCAAGATTAATCAGATTGGTTTCAAAAATGTCTAGGTTTAGACCGAAACCACCTTCTGCTGCGCCTTCTGCCAATTCAGAGTGAACAGCGTTCGCTTCTGCGGCAAGTAATAAGAATGTCCCCATGATACCCATTTACAAGTGCGCTGCTCGCTTGCTAATACGTTGTATTTTCCCGTCAGGAAATTAAGTATCTTTCCTCAGAAGGGAAAAAGTGCCTTTTTTTGACACTTAATTAAGCGCTCTGGACTAGGGGCCAGTTGCGCGTATGCTTTACACAGAACCAATCTCGTTAGTTTATCTAACTGGAGTTGGCCCCAATAGTTTTTCTAGAATCTGCCGGCTTAAAGCATCAACTTGTTGCTCTAAGGTGTTAAAAGCTTGTTGCTTTTGTTGTTCGATTTCAACAGAAGCTTGTTCTCGTTGAGACTGAGCTTCCTTTTGGGCTTCAGCGATTTTTTCGGCAGTAATTTTCTTAGCTTCAAGTTGAGCGGCTTCTACAGTAGCTTGCGATTGTCTGCGAGCGTCTGCGAGTTGCTGCTCATATTCGGTAGCCAAGCGCTCGGCTTTAGCCAAGCTCTCCCGCGCCTCAAGGGTATTCGTTCGGATATAATTATCGCGATCGTCTAGTACCTTGGTCAGTGGCTTATAGAAAATTGCATTCAATAAAGCTGCTAGTAGCAGGAATTGCAATGCCATGAAGGGCAAGGTAGCATCGAAATCAAACATTTGTCTCCTCTTTGGCTGGAGTAGCAGTTTTCATGGCTAGCAACGTCATCCAACCTTTCATATTTTAGAGACCCATAGCCAACAAGGGTCAACTGAACATTAGAAATATTACGATACCCAAAATATTTTGATTGTAGAGGCGTGATGGTTCACGTCTCCACACTTACAAAATTTTCAGGTATTAACCGAAAGGATTAGCAAACAGCAATACCAGGGCAATTACTAGACCATAGATAGTCAAGGATTCCATGAATGCCAAGGTTAATAGCAGAGTACCGCGAATTTTTCCTTCTGCTTCAGGTTGACGAGCAATACCTTC
This window contains:
- the atpA gene encoding F0F1 ATP synthase subunit alpha — its product is MSISIRPDEISSIIQQQIEQYDQEVKVANVGTVLQVGDGIARIYGLEKAMAGELLEFEDGTIGIAQNLEEDNVGAVLMGEGLEIQEGSSVTATGRIAQIPVGEALIGRVVDALGRPIDGKGDIKSSDSRLIESPAPGIIARRSVHEPMQTGITAIDSMIPIGRGQRELIIGDRQTGKTAIAIDTIINQKEEDVVCVYVAIGQKASTVANVVQTLQEKGAMDYTVVVTASASEPATLQYLAPYTGATIAEYFMYKGKATLVIYDDLSKQAQAYRQMSLLLRRPPGREAYPGDVFYIHSRLLERAAKLSDELGKGSMTALPIIETQAGDVSAYIPTNVISITDGQIFLSSDLFNAGIRPAVNPGISVSRVGSAAQTKAMKKVAGKIKLELAQFDDLQAFAQFASDLDKATQDQLARGQRLRELLKQPQNSPLSVYEQVAILYAGINGYLDDVPVDKVTTFTQGLREYLKTGKTQYAEGVRASKALGDAEEAALKEALTEYKKTFKAAA
- the atpH gene encoding ATP synthase F1 subunit delta, producing MTSQIAAAEVAQPYAQALLSIAQSKNLTEEFGGDARTFLGLLRADKQLHNFFSNPFIQSENKKALIKQILGESANPYLRNFLLVLVDKRRIAFLESIFQQYLALLRQLNQTVLAEVISAVPLTEAQQQAITEKVIAITNARQVELETKVDSELIGGVIIKVGSQVIDASIRGQLRRLSLRLTNS
- a CDS encoding F0F1 ATP synthase subunit B produces the protein MGIMGTFLLLAAEANAVHSELAEGAAEGGFGLNLDIFETNLINLAILVGILFYFGRKVLSNILNERQSNIATAIQEAEGRLKEAKTALSQAQEQLKQSQAEAERIRQSAVENAQKSKEALLAKAAQDVERLKQTAAADLNTETERAIAQLRQRVATLALQKVESQLKGGIADDAQQSLIDRSIAQLGGNV
- a CDS encoding F0F1 ATP synthase subunit B' — encoded protein: MFDFDATLPFMALQFLLLAALLNAIFYKPLTKVLDDRDNYIRTNTLEARESLAKAERLATEYEQQLADARRQSQATVEAAQLEAKKITAEKIAEAQKEAQSQREQASVEIEQQKQQAFNTLEQQVDALSRQILEKLLGPTPVR
- the atpE gene encoding ATP synthase F0 subunit C, translated to MDPLVQAASVLAAALAIGLAAIGPGIGQGNAAGQAVEGIARQPEAEGKIRGTLLLTLAFMESLTIYGLVIALVLLFANPFG